A portion of the Streptomyces sp. NBC_00376 genome contains these proteins:
- a CDS encoding erythromycin esterase family protein: MNRRRKKISRRGLLATAVAAIGAVLVPVAVQAAQADVPEKKQNVVRALERAAHPLRSTEPGGNTADLRALDSMIGDATVVGLGEATHGSHEFFTMKERVFRHLVEKKGFTTFSLEMSWSSGLQINEYLQTGKGDVRKIAKEALGSSPWEREEFVSLIEWMRDFNRSHPNRTVHFMGNDVGAPTLSDEFFGRVTSYVQRNHPAVLPRLNGLYAGLRPIDDVFAYLGKPLAERQQLAAKAQQALELVSGQEGSEEEEFVWAEQNARSIAQTTKFLTMDITNPDSVAASQRFRDEVMAQNVTWWQRETGGKVLLSAHNDHVGYLAGDPEMYPKTQGSFLRDTMGKNYLPIGFTFNQGSFLSKDAALGGDWKKFTVGSAGPGRNEHILDQVRYRDFYLDVRHSPAPTRSWLNTARPTLNLGTQFPAEPRDIAIAKSFDILIHLHEVREADKMKP; the protein is encoded by the coding sequence ATGAATAGGCGCCGGAAGAAAATCAGCCGACGGGGACTGCTGGCTACCGCAGTGGCCGCGATAGGGGCGGTCCTCGTTCCTGTGGCGGTCCAGGCAGCACAGGCCGACGTGCCTGAGAAGAAGCAGAACGTGGTCCGCGCGCTGGAGCGGGCGGCACACCCGCTGCGCTCGACGGAGCCCGGGGGAAACACGGCCGACCTGCGAGCCCTGGACTCGATGATCGGCGACGCCACGGTGGTCGGTCTCGGAGAGGCCACTCACGGCTCCCACGAGTTCTTCACCATGAAGGAACGGGTCTTCCGCCACCTCGTGGAGAAGAAGGGTTTCACCACTTTCTCTCTGGAGATGAGCTGGTCCTCAGGGCTCCAGATCAACGAATATCTCCAGACCGGAAAGGGAGACGTCCGCAAGATCGCCAAGGAGGCACTGGGCAGCTCTCCCTGGGAACGAGAGGAGTTCGTGAGCCTTATCGAGTGGATGCGTGATTTCAACCGCAGCCACCCCAACCGCACCGTCCACTTCATGGGCAACGACGTCGGCGCTCCCACACTGAGCGACGAGTTCTTCGGCCGGGTGACCAGCTACGTACAGCGCAACCACCCAGCGGTTCTGCCGCGGCTCAACGGGCTCTACGCCGGCCTGCGCCCCATCGATGACGTCTTCGCCTACCTGGGCAAGCCGCTCGCGGAACGACAGCAGCTCGCCGCCAAGGCACAGCAGGCCCTGGAACTTGTCAGTGGCCAAGAGGGCTCTGAGGAAGAGGAGTTCGTGTGGGCCGAGCAGAACGCCCGGTCGATCGCCCAGACCACCAAATTCCTCACGATGGACATCACCAACCCCGACTCGGTGGCCGCCTCGCAGCGCTTCCGCGACGAGGTGATGGCCCAGAACGTCACCTGGTGGCAGCGCGAGACCGGCGGCAAGGTGTTGCTGTCCGCACACAACGACCACGTAGGCTACCTTGCAGGCGACCCCGAGATGTATCCCAAGACACAGGGCTCATTCCTGCGCGACACCATGGGCAAGAACTATCTCCCCATCGGCTTCACCTTCAACCAGGGTTCCTTCCTCTCGAAGGACGCCGCCCTCGGCGGTGACTGGAAGAAGTTCACCGTGGGATCCGCCGGCCCCGGCAGGAACGAACACATCCTCGACCAGGTCCGCTACCGGGACTTCTACCTCGACGTCCGCCACTCCCCGGCCCCCACACGCTCCTGGCTGAACACCGCACGGCCCACGCTCAATCTCGGCACCCAGTTCCCCGCCGAGCCGCGCGACATCGCGATCGCCAAATCCTTCGACATTCTCATCCACCTCCACGAAGTCCGGGAGGCCGACAAAATGAAGCCGTGA